The genomic window CAAAAAAGCAAGACGAAAGGAAACGCCGAGCAATTTAAGGATTTGATAAACAACAAAAAGTTTGACGGCTACCAAAATTACTTGCGCTATTACCACAACGGAGTTATCGCCTCCAAGAGCGTAAAACAGCGCCAAAAGAAGAGGATATCCAGGCGTTCGATTTGTGTCCGCGTTAATGCCGTCGTAGCTGAAAAACAAAAGATCGATTAAATTGCGCGCCGTAGTAACATAGCCGTCGCTATCTGGAGATAACTGAGCGTTGAAATCGTAAATTAGATAGAAATAAACAAGGCTGAAAAGAGCATAGATCGCGCAAAAAAGGCAGACGATCGTATATTCTCGCGATATTTTTGTCATTTAGCGGGGGGGGGGGGGGGGGGGAATAAATTTTGCGGAAATATAATTCAAATTGTTCTTTGCCGTTTTGCGATATCGCGTCTAAAATTAACCCGCAAAAGAACGAGATAACTCCGCACAAAGCAAGAAATCCGCTCGTAATTAAAGTCGGAAAACGAGGAACGACGCCCGTGCGGATATATTCAAAGAAAACAGGCGCGAATAACGCCGCGGCGGAAACGATAAGCAATAAAGCCGTAAATCCGAAAAACTGTAACGGGCGATAACGACGCAAGGCGTTAAATATAGTTATAAGAACCCGCGCTCCGTCTTTGAAGGTGTTTAGCTTGCTTGCGCTTCCGACGGGACGATCCCGGTAATCGATCGCTATCGAATGAATCGATAGCCGTTTGTCTAACGCGTGTATAGTCATAGCCGTTTCAATCTCAAACCCTTGGCTCAACGCGGGAAAGGATTTAACAAATAAACGACTAAACGCGCGGTATCCCGTCATAACATCGCTAATCGGTTCGCCATTTTTGACAAAAAGCGCGTTTATAAGAGAACAAACCAGCCAATTGCCAAAGCCGTGAAACGGGCGTTTGTTTTCGGCGGCATAAGTGGAGCTTAACCGATCGCCTATAACCATATCTATCCTTTTTTCTAACACAATTTCTGACATCTCCGTAGCGCGATCGGCAGGATAAGTATCGTCTCCGTCGACCAAAATATAACAATCCGCGTCGATTTGTAAAAATTGAGAACGAACAACGGCGCCCTTACCTTGTCGTCTTTCGCGGCGGACTATCGCTCCGGCTTTAAGCGCTATTTCGGCGGTATCGTCCGTCGAATTATTGTCATATACAAATATCTCCGCCGTCGGCAACGCCGTTTTGAAATCTTTAACGACCTTTTCTATCGTCCGCGCTTCGTTATAGCATGGGATAATAACCGCGATTTTGCCCATAGTCGTAATTTTATAAAGACAGGGCTTAATACAATACGAAATTATGTTGCGACTTACGCTTTTTAACGATCAGTCCTCCGTAACCTGCTTTGTTACTCGAAGGAGCGGCGGGGTTAGCCTTCCGCCTTACGATACTCTTAATTTGGGCGCGAACGTCGGCGACGATCCAAAAGCCGTCGCGCGAAACCGCGCTATTGTAGCCAAAATATCGGGCGCGAAAGACGTCGTTTATATGAATCAAATTCATAGCGATCGCGTAATCGCGATTAGCCAAGCGCCGCAGACGCCGCCCGAATGCGACGCGACGATCTCAAACGCGCCGAATATCGCGCTCGCCGTTTTAAGCGCCGATTGCGTTCCGATTCTGCTTTTTGATCCCAAACGCAAGGCGATCGGCGCGGCGCACGCGGGACGGCGCGGGACGGCTTCGGCGATCGCGATTAAAACGATCGAGGCTATGCAAAAAATCTACGGAAGCGATCCAAGCGATATATTAGCCGCGATAGCGCCCGCTATTTGCGGAAAATGCTACAAAATCGACGGCGAGATCGCGAGCGAGTGGCGCAAACTGCCAAGCTACCTTCAGCCCGCGCTGCGCGGGGATCGTTTGGATTTGCCGCTCGCCAATCGCCTGCAACTGCTAACGATCGGCGTTTTGGAGCGTAATATCGAAACGATCGATATATGCGCGTTTGAAGATCAAACGCTGTTTTCTTACCGCCGCGCCAATCCTACGGGGCGGTTTGCCTCCGTTATCGCGCTAAACTCGCGCGGCGACCTAGCAAAACGCGATCGCTTATTAAACGAAGCGGGTTAAAGCTCGGCGAAATTTTTTAGTATGCGCAGACCTACGTCGCTACTTTTTTCGGGGTGCGGCTGGATAGCGTATATGTTGGCGCTTTGAACCGCGCAGACAAATTCGTAGCCGTAAAAGGCTCTGCCGATCGCGATACTTTCGTCGCAAACCGCGTGATAGCTATGAACGAAATAGAGCCGATCGCCGTCGGATACGCCCTCGAAAAGCGGCGAAGATCGCGCGATATTTAGCTTGTTCCACCCCATATGCGGGATTTTGATCGCGTGCGCCGCTTTTGTCGGATCGAAGCGTTTGACCGTCCCCTTTAGCAGACCCAACCCGATTGCCTTTGGCGATTCCTCGCTGCTTTCAAAAAGTAGCTGCAAGCCTAAGCAAACGCCTAGCAGCGGCTTGCCTTTGGCGACAAACGTTTTGATCGCTTCGTCCATCGCGCTCTCTTTCAGATGATCCGCCGCGTCGCCAAACGCGCCCACGCCGGGCAAAATAGCGCGATCGCACGCGCTTAACTCGTCCGGCTCGCGAACGATTTTCGCCTCTTTGCCGATCTTTTTTAGCGAGTTTAGCAGGCTCGCTAAATTACCCATTTTATAGTCCGCGATTCCAATCACGAGGCGATTCCTTGCGAAGTTTAATCAAGATCGTAGCAGGGTTAAGCAAAATTAACATAGCATTCGCTTTTTACTTTTGGAGGAATTGACTATGAAAAAAGAGCTTCACCCGCAACTTATCGAATGCACGGTCAGTTGCGCCTGTGGCAATACATTTACGATTCAATCGACTAAAGAGACTATTCGCTTGGACATTTGCGACAAATGCCACCCCTTCTACACGGGAAGCGAAAAGGCGGTTGACGTAACGGGTCGCGTCGAGAAGTTTAACAAGAAATACGGCTTGGCGTAATTCCAAGCCAATCGCTTGCTAAGTCTTGTTCCGACGCCGATTGGCAACCTAGACGATCTCGGTTTTCGCGCCGCCGAAAGGCTGACGAAAGCCGAGATTTTTTTTTGCGAGGATACTCGCGTAACCAAAAAACTACTACGATTGCTGGGCGATCGGCGCGGCGTTCGGTTTCGTCCCGACGCGCGCTTTATTTCGCTCCACAGCCACAATGAAAAATCCGTCCTAGAGAGCGTCGATCGCGCCCTGTTTGATCGAGCGTGCGTCTATGTCAGCGACGCGGGTATGCCGTGCGTAAGCGATCCGGGCGCGCTTTTGATCGATTACGCGATCAAGAACAAGATCGAATACGAGGTTCTGCCGGGCGCCAACGCGGCGCTAACCGCTTTTGCCGCGAGCGGATCGGCAAGCGGCGAAAAATATATATTTTACGGGTTTTTGCCGCATAAAGCCGAGGCGAGGCGATCGGAATTGACGGCTCTGCTACGTTATCCGTTCGCGATCGCGCTGTATGAGTCCCCGCGCAGGATCGCCGCCTTCGCCGCGCTGATCGCAGAGCTTGCGCCCGATCGGAGGATCGCCGCCTTCAAAGAGATGACCAAATTGCATGAAAAGCGCTATATCGGCGCGGCGATCGGGTTTGCAAAGGCGCTTGAAACTATGAGCGCTAAAGGCGAATGGACGATTATACTAGCGCCAAACAAAACGCCGTTAAGCGCGCGAAACGAGGCGCTGATCGACGAGGTAAAAAACCTAAAAGCCCCGATCAAGCCGCTGTCTAAAATCCTAGCGAAACTTAGCGGCGAAACGTCGGGCGCGTGGTATGAAAGGCTGCGTCAAAATGCGAACGCCTAACGCGAACTTGATAGAATTATTCGCATGGTGATTTTCGGCAAGCAACCGGTGCTTTACGCGATCGAGCGCCATAGCGATATGATCGAAACGCTGTTTGTCGCCAAAGAGTTGGACAAAAAACTCTTTGCCAAACTCAAAAGCGCGAAAAAGCCGATCGAGGTTTTGGACTTCAAAAAAGCGCAAGCCCTCGCGCGAGGACAGAATCATCAGGGAATGCTGGCTAAAATCAGAGCGCTTTTATTTCGTGAAAACGGCGAGGCTTACGATTCGCGGTTTGTCGTGATGTGCGCGGGGGTTACGGACGCGGGCAATTTAGGCGCTATTGTCCGCACCGCCTACGCGCTGGGGGTCGGTTCGTTTGTTTTTGGCGGCGTTAATAGC from Helicobacteraceae bacterium includes these protein-coding regions:
- a CDS encoding glycosyltransferase family 2 protein, giving the protein MGKIAVIIPCYNEARTIEKVVKDFKTALPTAEIFVYDNNSTDDTAEIALKAGAIVRRERRQGKGAVVRSQFLQIDADCYILVDGDDTYPADRATEMSEIVLEKRIDMVIGDRLSSTYAAENKRPFHGFGNWLVCSLINALFVKNGEPISDVMTGYRAFSRLFVKSFPALSQGFEIETAMTIHALDKRLSIHSIAIDYRDRPVGSASKLNTFKDGARVLITIFNALRRYRPLQFFGFTALLLIVSAAALFAPVFFEYIRTGVVPRFPTLITSGFLALCGVISFFCGLILDAISQNGKEQFELYFRKIYSPPPPPPLNDKNIARIYDRLPFLRDLCSFQPCLFLSNLRFQRSVISR
- the rpmE gene encoding 50S ribosomal protein L31, coding for MKKELHPQLIECTVSCACGNTFTIQSTKETIRLDICDKCHPFYTGSEKAVDVTGRVEKFNKKYGLA
- the rsmI gene encoding 16S rRNA (cytidine(1402)-2'-O)-methyltransferase — encoded protein: MLSLVPTPIGNLDDLGFRAAERLTKAEIFFCEDTRVTKKLLRLLGDRRGVRFRPDARFISLHSHNEKSVLESVDRALFDRACVYVSDAGMPCVSDPGALLIDYAIKNKIEYEVLPGANAALTAFAASGSASGEKYIFYGFLPHKAEARRSELTALLRYPFAIALYESPRRIAAFAALIAELAPDRRIAAFKEMTKLHEKRYIGAAIGFAKALETMSAKGEWTIILAPNKTPLSARNEALIDEVKNLKAPIKPLSKILAKLSGETSGAWYERLRQNANA
- the hisH gene encoding imidazole glycerol phosphate synthase subunit HisH, with translation MIGIADYKMGNLASLLNSLKKIGKEAKIVREPDELSACDRAILPGVGAFGDAADHLKESAMDEAIKTFVAKGKPLLGVCLGLQLLFESSEESPKAIGLGLLKGTVKRFDPTKAAHAIKIPHMGWNKLNIARSSPLFEGVSDGDRLYFVHSYHAVCDESIAIGRAFYGYEFVCAVQSANIYAIQPHPEKSSDVGLRILKNFAEL
- the rlmB gene encoding 23S rRNA (guanosine(2251)-2'-O)-methyltransferase RlmB; translated protein: MVIFGKQPVLYAIERHSDMIETLFVAKELDKKLFAKLKSAKKPIEVLDFKKAQALARGQNHQGMLAKIRALLFRENGEAYDSRFVVMCAGVTDAGNLGAIVRTAYALGVGSFVFGGVNSVNLEALIRTSSGAALSMPLFLMPNEREAIELFKQKGFLTIGADVGGEDARTFDDKERKRLLVLGAEGYGLSERTLKKLDRLVSITMEREFDSLNVSAAAAILIDRIRR
- the pgeF gene encoding peptidoglycan editing factor PgeF, translating into MLRLTLFNDQSSVTCFVTRRSGGVSLPPYDTLNLGANVGDDPKAVARNRAIVAKISGAKDVVYMNQIHSDRVIAISQAPQTPPECDATISNAPNIALAVLSADCVPILLFDPKRKAIGAAHAGRRGTASAIAIKTIEAMQKIYGSDPSDILAAIAPAICGKCYKIDGEIASEWRKLPSYLQPALRGDRLDLPLANRLQLLTIGVLERNIETIDICAFEDQTLFSYRRANPTGRFASVIALNSRGDLAKRDRLLNEAG